In Populus trichocarpa isolate Nisqually-1 chromosome 16, P.trichocarpa_v4.1, whole genome shotgun sequence, a genomic segment contains:
- the LOC18106298 gene encoding uncharacterized protein LOC18106298 produces MMNFRSLDEFWSFYVTQHSKPSTRRWHFVGTLASMLLLLNSLVFNLWFLFLVPFVGYGCAWYSHFFVEGNVPATFGHPVWSFLCDFKMFGLMLTGQMDREIKRLEKRPVLQGF; encoded by the coding sequence atgatgaatttCAGGAGCTTAGATGAGTTTTGGTCGTTCTATGTGACTCAGCATTCAAAACCATCAACAAGACGTTGGCATTTTGTGGGCACTCTTGCAAGcatgctgctactgctgaactcTCTTGTTTTCAATTTGTGGTTTTTGTTCTTGGTGCCATTCGTTGGGTATGGATGCGCCTGGTACAGCCATTTCTTTGTGGAAGGGAATGTTCCGGCAACTTTTGGGCATCCAGTTTGgtcttttttatgtgatttcaaGATGTTTGGATTGATGCTTACTGGTCAGATGGATAGAGAGATCAAGAGACTCGAGAAGAGGCCTGTTTTACAGGGATTTTGA